The following is a genomic window from Longimicrobium sp..
GGTCGATATTCCAGTGAAACACCTCTTTGTTGAGTACAAGCACTGGATTAACAAGTACCGACCGTTCGCAAGTGTTCGTGATGAGCTTGAGACGCTTTCAAGGCAAGGTGATGATTTCCGGCGTATCGTTCAACCAGGGAAAGACGATACTCTATCCCCTCTCGTCTCTTTCTTGGATTCATTCGATATTCGTACCGTATACCCGCTTTTGCTTTATCTCCTAGATCTGGGACTGGGTGAAGAGGAACTGAAGGGAATTGGAAGAACACTTGAGTCGTATCTTCTTCGAAGAGCTGTTTGTGGTCTCACAACGAAAAACTATAACCGAGTTTTCCTGTCACTTACCCGGGCGCTACGAACCGAGGGTACATCATATGAACGCATCCAAATACATCTGAGTGGTCTAACCGGCGAATCTGCCGAGTGGCCAACAGATGCCACATTCCACACCGCTTGGATGACAAACCACGCTTACAATGTAATGCAAAATCCCAAGATCGTTCACATCCTCAAGCGTCTCAATTCTACCTATCTCTCGCCCAAAAACGAGAGCATTGTCGAAGGGCACTTGACTGTAGAGCATATCATGCCCCAAGCGTGGCTTGAGCATTGGCCTCTGATGGATGGCATGAAGGGGATGAGCGGTCCTGAGTTGTGGACGGCACCTGTGGATGATCCACGTGCCGTAGCGTCAAGGCGTCGGAACTCGTTTCTTCAGACGCTGGGAAATCTCACAATTCTTACTCAGCCTCTTAACTCCTCAGTATCCAACTCTTCTTGGGAGGTGAAAAAGCCGGCATTGTTGGCATCCTCGCTTCTGCCAATCAACCAACAGCTCCATGCCTATCTCGTATGGGACGAAGCCGCCATCGTCCATCGAGGTGAAGAATTATTCCAGCGCGCCTTACAACTTTGGCCGGGACCAAGCATCAATTCACTTTGATGCTTGTACAAAGCATTTGTCATTTGACGGCACTGGGGTTTGACAGCCCCGGCCCCGAGCTTCGATAATTGAGCAGCCGATCCACTTACCCGAGGGTGAGCGATGACGGACGAACGCCGGTACGGAGAAGAAGAGGTCGCCGCGATCTTCGAGGCCGCCGCGAGCCCCCGCGGCTCCGGCGGGCGCGCCCTCTCCCCCGAGGGCGGGCTCTCCCTGGGCGAACTGCAGGCGATCGGCGCGGAGGTGGGGATCGCGCCGGAGCGGATCGCCGACGCGGCGGCGGCCCTCGACGTGCGCGGGGGAGCCGCTCCCCGCCGGAAGTTCCTGGGAATGCCGATCTCCGTCGGCCGGACCGTCGACCTGCCGCGCGCGCCCACGGACCGCGAATGGGAGCTGCTCGTCGCCGAGCTGCGGGAGACGTTCGGCGCGCACGGAAGGGACAAGTCGAGCGGCGGCCTGCGCGCCTGGACCAACGGCAACCTCCGCGCGTACGTGGAGCCGACGGAGGCCGGCCACCGCCTCCGCCTGGGGACGCTGAAGGGCGACGGCGTCGCGCTCGCCCGGCTGGGAGTCGGCGGGCTGCTGGCGGCGCTGGTCATGTTCGTCGTCCTCCTCCTCACCGGCGCGCAGACCGACGACCTCGAGATGGCGGCGCTCGTAGCCGCGATGGGCGCTTTCGTCCTCGCGGTCAACGCGCTCCGCCTCCCCCGCTGGGCCCACGAGCGGGAGGAGCAGATGGAGTACATCGCGGCCCGGGCCCGTACCCTGATCCGCGCGGAGCCGGAGCCGGGCGCGAGCGGCTCCGACCCTCTGCCGCCGCCTCTGCGTTGAGACCGTCAGGAGGGCGATGCCGACCGTATTGCGTAGCGGCCCCTACAGGTTTTTCTTTTACGCAGGTGATCGTGAGGAG
Proteins encoded in this region:
- a CDS encoding DUF262 domain-containing protein; protein product: MKANAAPLLAIFEKKMRLEVPLFQRQYVWSKEQQWEPLWEDISRKFEEFLEGRKDAPVHFLGALVLDQRQTPTTHVEKRQVIDGQQRLTTLQIFLAAFRDFAREENCEDLADECESFLLNRGMMAEPEVDRFKVWPTQLDRSQFADVIVSESRSALEKKHPLYWRKYARRPEPRPRMIEAYLFFHDQLKQFFLGSTTEPPIAGEVELSSRLEECFQALRSALQVVVIDLDYDDDAQVIFETLNARGEPLLPADLLRNFIFLRAARTGESQEALYKQYWQRFDDPFWRTEIKQGRLSRPRSDLFLQHFLASRQTVDIPVKHLFVEYKHWINKYRPFASVRDELETLSRQGDDFRRIVQPGKDDTLSPLVSFLDSFDIRTVYPLLLYLLDLGLGEEELKGIGRTLESYLLRRAVCGLTTKNYNRVFLSLTRALRTEGTSYERIQIHLSGLTGESAEWPTDATFHTAWMTNHAYNVMQNPKIVHILKRLNSTYLSPKNESIVEGHLTVEHIMPQAWLEHWPLMDGMKGMSGPELWTAPVDDPRAVASRRRNSFLQTLGNLTILTQPLNSSVSNSSWEVKKPALLASSLLPINQQLHAYLVWDEAAIVHRGEELFQRALQLWPGPSINSL